Proteins encoded within one genomic window of Lactococcus garvieae:
- the radC gene encoding RadC family protein: protein MYQIKEEDYPLKPRERLVILGSEKLNEQELLAILLRTGSKRENVHELAYRVLNTFHSLEAFRRASLSELKAIPGIGPVKAVEIRAMVELGKRIHTTERKRYGQVVGTQQFGLSLAAEMSDLDQENLVAIYLDGQNNIIQKRTIFIGAVNHSIAHPREILHHAVRNLAVGMIIAHNHPSGLTRPSQQDKLFTHKIREACENLGIHLLDHIITGHDSYLSFREQGLL from the coding sequence GTGTATCAGATAAAAGAAGAAGATTATCCATTGAAACCTCGTGAGCGGCTGGTTATTTTGGGTTCAGAAAAACTCAATGAACAAGAGCTATTAGCCATTTTACTAAGAACGGGTAGTAAAAGAGAAAATGTCCACGAACTTGCTTACCGTGTGCTAAATACTTTTCATAGTTTAGAAGCATTTCGTCGTGCTTCTTTAAGTGAATTAAAGGCTATACCAGGTATTGGACCCGTAAAAGCAGTAGAAATTCGTGCTATGGTTGAGCTGGGCAAGAGAATACATACCACGGAGAGAAAAAGATATGGTCAGGTGGTGGGTACTCAGCAATTTGGGTTGAGCCTAGCAGCTGAGATGTCTGATTTAGATCAAGAAAATTTAGTGGCTATTTATTTAGATGGTCAAAATAATATAATCCAAAAAAGAACTATTTTTATTGGTGCCGTCAATCATTCGATTGCTCATCCGCGTGAGATTTTACATCATGCAGTTAGAAATCTTGCGGTAGGAATGATTATTGCACATAATCACCCCTCAGGCTTGACTCGTCCCAGTCAGCAAGATAAGCTTTTTACGCATAAAATCAGAGAAGCGTGTGAAAATTTAGGTATACACCTTTTAGATCATATTATCACGGGCCATGATTCTTATCTAAGCTTTAGAGAACAAGGACTTTTATAA
- the glmS gene encoding glutamine--fructose-6-phosphate transaminase (isomerizing) codes for MCGIVGVVGSRNATDILMQGLEKLEYRGYDSAGIFVNDGEGKVNLVKSVGRIADLQEKIGDSVIGSTGIGHTRWATHGKPTEDNAHPHTSTSGRFVLVHNGVIENFSEIKDEYLADDVFIGQTDTEVAVHLIAKFAEAEGLSVLEAFKKALSFIEGSYAFALMDAEDADVIYVAKNKSPLLIGLGDGYNMVCSDAMAMIRETSEFMEIHDKELVILTKDKVEVTDYQGNKVERQSYTAELDLSDIGKGTYPYYMLKEIDEQPTVMRKLVSTYTDQEGQLTVDKEIVNAVQKADRIYIIAAGTSLHAGYASKQILEELTHTPVELGVASEWGYGMPLLSKNPLFIFLSQSGETADSRQVLVKVNELGHPSLTVTNVPGSTLSREATYTMLIGAGPEISVASTKAYTGQIATLAFLAKAVGDADQNPKSLAFDLVKEFSLVAQSIESTLSEKELVSDVVAKLLPEARNAFYIGRKQDYFVSMEASLKLKEISYIQCEGFAAGELKHGTISLIENGTPVIALISNNEEVAAHTRGNVMETVARGAAAITIVEEGVAREGDDIVINNVHPYLSAISMVVPTQLIAYYATVQRGLDVDKPRNLAKAVTVE; via the coding sequence ATGTGTGGTATCGTAGGTGTTGTCGGAAGTCGTAATGCAACAGACATTCTAATGCAAGGTCTTGAAAAACTTGAATATCGTGGTTATGATTCAGCAGGAATCTTTGTCAACGACGGTGAAGGAAAAGTAAACCTTGTCAAGTCAGTCGGTCGTATTGCAGACTTGCAGGAAAAAATTGGAGATAGTGTTATAGGATCAACTGGTATTGGACATACACGTTGGGCTACACATGGTAAACCAACAGAAGACAATGCCCACCCTCATACTTCAACTTCAGGTCGCTTTGTTTTGGTACATAATGGTGTGATTGAAAACTTCTCAGAGATTAAAGACGAATACCTTGCCGATGACGTATTTATCGGTCAAACAGACACAGAAGTTGCGGTACATTTAATTGCTAAGTTCGCTGAAGCAGAAGGACTTTCTGTACTTGAGGCTTTCAAAAAGGCTTTGTCCTTTATTGAAGGTTCATATGCCTTTGCATTGATGGATGCTGAAGATGCAGATGTCATCTATGTAGCAAAAAACAAATCACCATTACTTATTGGTCTTGGTGATGGTTATAATATGGTTTGTTCTGATGCTATGGCTATGATTCGTGAAACTTCGGAATTCATGGAAATACATGACAAAGAGCTTGTTATTTTGACAAAAGATAAAGTAGAAGTAACTGATTATCAAGGTAATAAAGTTGAACGTCAAAGCTATACAGCTGAATTGGACCTTTCAGATATTGGTAAAGGAACTTACCCTTACTATATGCTCAAAGAGATTGATGAACAACCAACTGTAATGCGTAAATTGGTTTCAACATATACTGATCAAGAAGGACAGTTAACTGTAGATAAAGAGATTGTAAATGCTGTTCAAAAGGCCGACCGTATTTATATCATTGCTGCTGGAACGTCACTTCATGCAGGATATGCTTCAAAGCAGATTCTTGAAGAATTGACACATACACCCGTTGAACTCGGAGTGGCTTCTGAATGGGGCTACGGTATGCCATTGTTGAGCAAAAATCCTTTATTTATTTTCCTTTCACAATCTGGCGAAACAGCGGACAGCCGTCAAGTGCTGGTAAAAGTAAATGAGTTGGGTCACCCGAGCTTGACTGTCACAAACGTTCCAGGATCAACTTTGTCACGTGAAGCGACATATACAATGCTTATTGGTGCAGGTCCTGAAATTTCAGTTGCCTCAACGAAAGCTTATACAGGTCAAATCGCAACTTTAGCTTTCTTAGCTAAAGCTGTAGGAGATGCTGATCAAAACCCTAAATCTCTTGCTTTTGATTTGGTTAAAGAATTTTCCCTCGTTGCGCAGTCTATTGAGTCAACTCTTTCAGAGAAAGAATTGGTTTCAGATGTTGTAGCAAAACTCTTACCAGAAGCACGAAATGCTTTCTACATCGGACGTAAACAAGATTATTTTGTCTCTATGGAAGCAAGCTTGAAATTAAAAGAAATTTCATATATCCAATGTGAAGGCTTTGCAGCTGGAGAGCTTAAACACGGAACAATTTCGTTGATTGAAAATGGTACACCTGTAATTGCACTTATTTCAAATAATGAAGAAGTTGCAGCACACACGCGTGGCAATGTTATGGAAACTGTAGCACGTGGAGCCGCAGCTATCACAATTGTTGAAGAAGGAGTTGCGCGTGAAGGTGATGATATCGTGATTAATAACGTTCACCCTTATCTTTCAGCTATCTCAATGGTTGTCCCTACACAACTTATTGCATATTATGCGACAGTACAACGTGGGCTTGATGTTGATAAGCCACGTAATCTTGCTAAGGCCGTTACGGTTGAATAA